GATTCTATTGCCATGGATGTCGCAGCATGACGTGATACGGATGAGGAAAATCATGATGGTCAGAGCTTTACATTCACTCAACATGGGCATTAATGTCATATTAATGTTGGACTTTTGAATTGTGAAAACCGTTCTTTTagaacacgggtgtcaaactcgaggcccgggggccagatccagcccgccacgGCAAATTATGTGTGTCAACATTCATGATttctgttcaaatctgtacgaaaatttcaaactgtcgtATGAAAgatctccttcttttcctttcggcttgtcatctttttccatctcgtgcatgttcctctctaacactgtccactgtcctccctcacaacatccatcaaccttttctttggtcttcctctctctctctctcgctctcttccctgatAGCTCCGTCCTTCTACCAAgatactcagtctctcgcctctgaacacgtccaaaccatcaaagtctgctctctgggaccttgtctccaaaacatccaactttgtctgagctcatttctaatcctatccatcctgttcacaccaagcgagaacctcatcgtcttcatttctgctacctgttgtttcttcagcgccaccgtctctaatccgtacatcatggccggcctcaccaccattttctaaacgttgcccttcagcctcgcggagactcttctgtcacatagaacaccagacacctttcgcttggacccgtttcttcacttccttatcacaatactctccattgctctgtattgttgacaccaagtatttgaagtcgtccgccctcgccatctcttctccatggagcttcactcctccttctccgcccctctcattcacgcacatatattctgttttccttcggctaatcttcattctctcctttccagtgcgtgtctccatctttctaattgttcctccgcctgctccctgctttcactgcagatcacaatatcatctgcgaacatcacggtccaaggggattccagactaacctcgtctgtcagcctatctgttactaccgcaaacgggaaggggctcagcgcggatccctgatgcagtcccacctccaccttcaattcttctgtcacaccttgTTCTGCCGTcgtcatacatgtcttgtactattcgaacatatttctccgccacaccagacgtgTGCATGCAGTGAACAAAAGAGCTACAAGAGGCACCGGAGCCACGGGTTGCCTACCCGTTTTGGAACGGCTCGAGTACAGACTTGTTTGACTTGGCGTGGGCAAATGTTCATCAAAGGAGCTTCCAAAAGATTAGCAGGCCAAACATCCTGCAATCTTTTGTAAAAGATAcacagagaaaaacaacaaccaaaaaaagtctttattttcctCTCCCAGATTAGAAAAAGGCCAAAAATGTGCTGCGCTGCTGTCGCGCGCGTCATAATAACAGCGGTCGGAAACGCGGGCTGACGTTTCCATCGGACCCCAAACGGCGGTCTGTCAGTCCAGTAGTTCCGAGTCCCACCTTGTCAGCTCCGGCGAGTGTCCGAATGGAAGTGTTTTGGATTCTCAGCCCGAAAACGCAAGAGCGGCAAAGTTTGAAGAGGCCGACGGACAAAAAGGCCACAGAGGTTGCGCCGCTGGCATTTGACTTCACATTTTTCGCTTCTTTGGAATCAACCCACGATCAGTTTTTGGCAGGCGGCCTCGCTCAGTCCGACGCAAATCTTGTGAAAAGGCCTCGATTGCGAGGCCCTGCGGCGCCAAACGACAAAGCGTCGCGCTCTCAGCTCAGCTTCTTTCCTACCACAAAGTTTAATTTGCGTGGTCTGATGAGGCGGAACCCGATAGTTCGCCTGCTGCGCCACTTCTAGAATATAATTTGCCTAATAACTCTGGCAGAATCAAATGGCGGTACAAGATATTAACCGTGTCAACTACGGCGTTCAAAAAATCTCTGTCATATTTGATCCGCCGGACGGATATGGCGCCCCCATTCATCACCACAAAATCGCAGTAATGACTTTGCGTAATTAGGATCTGCGCTTGCACTTGGAAGTAATAAGCGCTGTCTTGCTTTAAAGAAATATTAGCCAGGTCGTCGGCGCCGCCAAGGCAGTAGGGATGATCCCGCTCAACCGCGCTCCAGCTTTTGGGCTTTCGACAGTGGCAACATTTGATCTCCAAGCAGCCGAGGCCGCAACATCGACATCTCACGATGGCGTCCGGCGAGGCGCCCATGTGGGGGTTTTCCTTCCACACAAAAAATCCACACTCGCGAGTTCGGAAGTCCGTATGGGATGCGCCTTGGATGAAAGAGTACAGCTTCATGGCACTTTTTTGGTGGCGACACCCCCACCTGGCAAGAGAAAAATCATCCGCCATTTTCACGTGACACGTACTCAAGGTGAGCGACACGATGCATGCAGAAAGCATCACCGCAACCACTCGAGTTTTGgtccctcaaaaaaaaattggacaccGACAGCAAGGTcgtaatcttaaaaaaaaaaaaaaaaaattgatatgcGCACACTGTTCATTGGCATGATGCTAAATAATAAtgatgcagacaaaaaaaaaaaaaaaaaaaaaaaagcggcataGAATGCACAATTTATGCAAGCGCAGTACCGCGTATCTTCTTCCTCCGCTGCGCCGAGTTGACAGCTTTCCGGGTAGCAGATCTTGTGGATTAGCGATCGGCACGGTTTGAGGACGCTGGTATTGATCAGCGCTTTGACGGTGGCGCACGTCACCAGTCCCGCACGCTGCCGGTACCACGCAGAGCGTTTGGAGCGCTGCCTCGTTACTTGCTCAATGGCGACGGCCTGcaagtgaaaagaaaacaaacgtgCAAAGTTGCGTCATGCGTAGATTTTCAGTTCGTGTCGTAGGTCGTTTCCATTTCATTTGATCAGAAAGAAATGCTCCACTGAATTATTGGCACTTGTCAACATTCAAAAGGCAATAACTGCTTCCAAATCCCCCCCGAAAATTGAAGGCGCTTGTACCTGTTCTTCAGAAATCTTCATTTTCCGGAACACTTCACTGGCTACTTTGCGCAGGTCGCCCTCACTCATCTGCTCATACTGAGGCTGATGCAGACTTGTGAGCGGCGGGGGCAGATTCTTCGAGACCGACTGCAGGGCGGCCATCTCGCGGCAGTCCGGCAACACTCTCGGCACGTCGCCGCCGACGCCCGACCCGGACAGACTTTCCAAAAAGGCGCACGTCTGGGGATCGGCGGGGACGAGGACTTTAACGACGTCATTTCCGCTGTGCGGCGCCATCCTCCTCTTGATATCTGTAAGACCGCCATCGTCCGCCTCGGAATCCTTCCCGGAAGCACCTCGGCGCCGCCTCCGCCTCACTCTGCCGGGGGCCGACGCCACCCTCACGGCGGTCTCCACGGCGaacatggcggcggcggcgtgggaGCAGCACTCGGAGCGCTCTCGCATGCAGGTGCAGTGGCAGGACTGCACGGCGCCTTCTTTCTGTATCACGAGCCACACATGCAGCGGGAGCCGATTTAGAAACTGGCGGCGCGCCACCTGAAAAATGAACGAATATTGGAGAGGCGACATGTTGGGAAAAGGCCAGCATTCCTTGCTTGAACGAGGATTACCTTTGACATGATGAGAAATCGCTCCTTTCCGGCTATTTCCCATACGCGGGTCTCGTGCACGGATCCGCCGGCAAAATACTTGTACGCGTCGAGGCTCCTGTACTTTCGGAAATCCTCATAAGTGTACTTGGAGGTCGTACGCACCAGGTAGTTGACAACGTCGAAGTAATGCAGCTTGGGGAGGTCGCCGGCTCGACAGTTTTCAAGAGCGTGAAAAAGAAAAGCCGGCAAGGTGTACGGATCGCAAATAGCGGCCTGCTCCAGTTTTTCCCGATACTTCTTCCTGCTCGCGTGATCCATATTTGAAAGAATgcatgaaaaagaaagatggtCCCGCTTTTCGTTTGCGTCGGTGTGGCGAGCCGCCGTATCGATGACGGGCAGTACGGCGGGATAGACATTTTCGTGATGGAAACGATGACGGAGGTCGAAACTTTCGCCACAAACTGCGCAGACAAAATGTTTCTCTCCGTTATGGCTgctcaaatgttttttcaaaagaGACAAGATGACGAACCTTTTCCCACACTGACAACATTCCCAGCATTTCTTGTTAGCGTGATACGTCGCGTCACCTAGCGACAGTTCATCAGAATCAGCGTCCGTGTCGGTGTCGGACGAGTGCGACGTCGTTTCGTCACTATTTAACGGCGCCGTTAAAAGCCCGGGGTCTCCGGCGCGTTCCGTGGTCGCGTGTCGGCTCGAGGCGCCTCTCGACGATATTTGGTCGCTCAGTGAGCTGCCGAAAGGTTTTACTCGGCTGCGGATTCTCGCGTGGGTTTTCGAATGAGACCGTAAGAAGAAGCTTTTGCCACTCTGAGGACATTCCCAGCGTGTGTCGTCGGAAGAGTGCGACGTTGTGCCGTCGTCGTCTGATGTTGAAGT
The DNA window shown above is from Syngnathoides biaculeatus isolate LvHL_M chromosome 3, ASM1980259v1, whole genome shotgun sequence and carries:
- the LOC133497619 gene encoding uncharacterized protein LOC133497619, which encodes MPICGAVGCSNRPGVNRDVRYHKTPQIIDNQGDEARILSEQRRRLWKKALNRKDITTEERWDRTIVCSRHFVNGEKAYLHSNSSPSWVPSLNLGSLQLTFEWDREAFKARVTRCLPWTSLHQPQYEQMSEGDLRKVASEVFRKMKISEEQAVAIEQVTRQRSKRSAWYRQRAGLVTCATVKALINTSVLKPCRSLIHKICYPESCQLGAAEEEDTRWGCRHQKSAMKLYSFIQGASHTDFRTRECGFFVWKENPHMGASPDAIVRCRCCGLGCLEIKCCHCRKPKSWSAVERDHPYCLGGADDLANISLKQDSAYYFQVQAQILITQSHYCDFVVMNGGAISVRRIKYDRDFLNAVVDTVNILYRHLILPELLGKLYSRSGAAGELSGSASSDHAN